A single genomic interval of Macaca nemestrina isolate mMacNem1 chromosome 14, mMacNem.hap1, whole genome shotgun sequence harbors:
- the LOC105489133 gene encoding acyl carrier protein, mitochondrial-like, which translates to MASRVLSAYVRRLPAAFAPLPRVPMLAVARPLSTGLCSAGTQTRLGPLQPALRLAQVPGRVTQLCRQDSDMPPLTLEGIQDCVLYVLKLYDKIDPEKLSVDSHFMKDLGLDGLDQVEIIMAMEDEFGFEIPDIDAEKLMCPQEIVDYIADKKDVYE; encoded by the coding sequence ATGGCGTCTCGTGTCCTTTCAGCCTATGTCCGCCGCCTGCCTGCGGCCTTTGCGCCGCTGCCCCGGGTCCCGATGCTGGCCGTGGCCCGGCCTCTCAGCACCGGTCTGTGCTCCGCGGGGACCCAGACGAGGCTCGGGCCTTTGCAGCCGGCCTTAAGGCTGGCGCAGGTTCCTGGTAGAGTTACACAGTTGTGCCGCCAGGATAGCGACATGCCCCCTTTGACGTTAGAGGGCATCCAGGACTGTGTTCTTTACGTATTGAAACTCTATGACAAGATTGACCCAGAGAAGCTTTCAGTAGATTCTCATTTTATGAAAGACCTGGGCTTAGACGGTTTGGACCAAGTGGAGATTATCATGGCCATGGAAGACGAATTTGGATTTGAAATTCCTGATATAGATGCTGAAAAGTTAATGTGTCCACAAGAAATTGTAGATTACATTGCAGATAAGAAGGATGTATATGAATAA